A genomic segment from Yimella sp. cx-51 encodes:
- the truA gene encoding tRNA pseudouridine(38-40) synthase TruA codes for MRLRVDFGYDGTDFSGWAAQPGRRTVEAELSNAWATILSANPPKLTVAGRTDAGVHARGGVCHLDLTAEALAALPGRSDRLPEQAAVTRLNGVLPADIVVHDVRRAADGFDARFSATSRRYLYRIADAESLCDPLRRHDTVFLKQHLDVDVMNQAASGLLGLNDFAAFCKKREGATTVRTLLRYEWVRDHDGVLLGTVVADAFCHSMVRALVGGVVPVGEGKREPEWTSDVLRGRVRDPGVAVMPAHGLSLEEVTYPDDEHLARRAEQARQVRSL; via the coding sequence GTGCGACTGCGAGTGGACTTCGGTTACGACGGCACCGACTTCTCGGGCTGGGCTGCCCAGCCGGGACGTCGCACGGTCGAAGCCGAGTTGAGCAACGCGTGGGCCACGATCCTGAGCGCCAATCCGCCGAAGCTGACCGTGGCCGGCCGCACCGATGCCGGCGTCCATGCCCGCGGTGGCGTGTGCCATCTCGACCTGACCGCGGAGGCGCTCGCTGCCCTGCCCGGGCGATCCGATCGCCTTCCCGAACAGGCCGCTGTGACGCGCCTGAACGGTGTGCTGCCCGCCGACATCGTCGTGCACGATGTCCGCCGCGCAGCGGACGGTTTCGATGCCCGCTTCTCGGCCACGTCGCGCCGCTACCTCTACCGAATCGCAGATGCCGAGTCGCTGTGTGACCCGCTGCGTCGGCATGACACCGTCTTCCTGAAACAGCATCTGGACGTCGACGTCATGAATCAAGCAGCGTCAGGGCTGTTGGGGCTCAACGACTTCGCCGCATTTTGCAAGAAACGGGAAGGTGCGACGACGGTGCGCACCCTCCTTCGTTACGAGTGGGTGCGTGACCACGACGGCGTGCTGCTCGGCACAGTTGTCGCCGACGCATTCTGTCACTCGATGGTGCGGGCGTTGGTCGGGGGAGTTGTGCCGGTGGGGGAGGGAAAGCGCGAGCCGGAGTGGACATCGGACGTGCTGCGAGGGCGAGTGCGTGATCCCGGCGTTGCCGTCATGCCTGCGCACGGACTCAGCCTCGAAGAAGTGACTTATCCCGACGACGAGCACCTCGCCAGGCGCGCCGAACAAGCTCGTCAGGTGCGCTCGCTCTGA
- the rpsI gene encoding 30S ribosomal protein S9, whose product MADQIDVDALEADEPQLSEYTSESTEAVSAEPTRRPSASAPGAGTGRRKQAVARVRIVPGTGEWKINGRTLENYFPNKVHQQIVNEPLTLLELDGAYDVLVRVHGGGPSGQAGAVRLGVARSLNGVDEELNRPALKKAGFLTRDARVPERKKAGLKKARKAPQYSKR is encoded by the coding sequence GTGGCTGACCAGATCGACGTCGACGCCCTCGAGGCCGACGAGCCCCAGCTGTCCGAATACACCAGCGAGTCCACCGAAGCCGTTTCGGCTGAGCCGACCCGCCGCCCGTCGGCGTCCGCTCCCGGCGCCGGCACCGGCCGCCGCAAGCAGGCCGTCGCCCGCGTCCGGATCGTTCCGGGCACCGGCGAGTGGAAGATCAACGGTCGCACCCTGGAGAACTACTTCCCCAACAAGGTGCACCAGCAGATCGTCAACGAGCCGCTGACCCTGCTCGAGCTGGACGGCGCGTATGACGTGCTCGTCCGCGTGCACGGCGGTGGCCCCTCCGGCCAGGCCGGTGCCGTTCGTCTCGGCGTTGCCCGTTCGCTGAACGGTGTCGACGAAGAGCTCAACCGTCCCGCGCTGAAGAAGGCTGGCTTCCTGACCCGTGACGCTCGCGTCCCGGAGCGCAAGAAGGCTGGTCTGAAGAAGGCCCGTAAGGCTCCGCAGTACTCCAAGCGCTGA
- the rplM gene encoding 50S ribosomal protein L13 — MRTYTPTTVGAQADRKWHVIDATDVVLGRLASQTATLLRGKHKPTFAPHIDTGDFVIIINADKVALTGAKLEKKRAYRHSGFPGGLKSMSYTELMAKDPAKAVEKAVRGMLPKTTLGRNQLDKLKVYAGAEHPHAAQQPVPFEITQVAQ, encoded by the coding sequence GTGCGTACCTACACGCCCACGACCGTTGGCGCTCAGGCCGACCGCAAGTGGCACGTCATCGACGCCACCGACGTCGTGCTCGGCCGCCTCGCGTCGCAGACCGCGACGCTGCTGCGCGGCAAGCACAAGCCGACGTTCGCCCCGCACATCGACACCGGTGATTTCGTCATCATCATCAACGCCGACAAGGTCGCGTTGACCGGTGCCAAGCTGGAGAAGAAGCGGGCCTACCGCCACTCCGGTTTCCCGGGCGGTCTGAAGTCGATGTCCTACACCGAGCTCATGGCCAAGGACCCCGCCAAGGCGGTCGAGAAGGCTGTGCGCGGCATGCTCCCCAAGACCACGTTGGGCCGCAACCAGCTCGACAAGCTGAAGGTCTACGCCGGTGCCGAGCACCCGCACGCCGCTCAGCAGCCCGTCCCGTTCGAGATCACCCAGGTCGCGCAGTAA